Proteins encoded within one genomic window of Candidatus Brevundimonas colombiensis:
- a CDS encoding type II toxin-antitoxin system RelE/ParE family toxin, producing the protein MAGFRIQDAAGRRLDDIYTYSRDAWGEAQAQTYIRQLFVCFEDIAARRVAWRAIPAEFGVDGFYVRCRHHYVYWRLLSDGSVGIVTILHERMHQIARFEEDAG; encoded by the coding sequence ATGGCCGGCTTTCGCATTCAGGACGCGGCCGGCCGGCGCCTCGACGACATCTACACATACAGCCGCGACGCCTGGGGCGAGGCGCAGGCGCAGACCTACATCCGCCAGCTCTTCGTCTGTTTCGAGGACATCGCGGCCCGCCGTGTCGCGTGGCGCGCCATTCCCGCCGAGTTCGGCGTCGACGGCTTCTACGTCCGATGCCGCCATCACTATGTCTATTGGCGCCTGTTGTCCGACGGGTCGGTCGGGATCGTGACGATCCTGCATGAACGCATGCATCAGATCGCGCGTTTCGAAGAGGACGCGGGTTGA
- the purT gene encoding formate-dependent phosphoribosylglycinamide formyltransferase — protein MKLGTPLSDTAVRVMLLGAGELGKEVAIELQRLGCEVIAVDRYPNAPAMQVAHRSHVIPMTDAQVLNGVILAEAPHIIVPEIEAIATEVLADIEAAGMARVIPTARAVQLTMNREGIRKLAAEDLGLPTSPYAFAGSAEELAAGAEAVGYPNFVKPVMSSSGKGQSFVESPDQIADAWTYAQESGRVAGARVIVEGRIDFDFEITLLTVRSRGADGETGTDFCAPIGHRQVKGDYVESWQPQAMSAAALASAQDIAAKVTDALGGYGVFGVELFVKGDQVWFSEVSPRPHDTGLVTLASQIMSEFALHARAILGLPVDVTQREPAASAVIYGGMEAQGVAFEGVAEALSVPTADLRLFGKPEAYERRRMGVATARGADVDQARERAREAAGRVKVVRA, from the coding sequence ATGAAACTCGGCACCCCGCTTTCCGACACCGCCGTCCGCGTCATGCTGCTGGGAGCGGGCGAACTGGGCAAGGAGGTCGCGATCGAGCTTCAGCGGCTGGGCTGCGAGGTCATCGCCGTGGACCGCTATCCGAACGCCCCGGCCATGCAGGTGGCGCATCGCAGCCATGTCATTCCGATGACCGACGCCCAGGTGCTGAACGGCGTCATCCTGGCCGAGGCGCCGCACATCATCGTGCCCGAGATCGAGGCCATCGCCACTGAGGTTCTGGCCGACATCGAGGCGGCGGGCATGGCGCGCGTGATCCCCACCGCCCGCGCGGTGCAGCTGACCATGAACCGCGAGGGCATTCGCAAACTGGCGGCCGAGGACCTGGGACTGCCCACCAGCCCCTACGCCTTCGCCGGTTCGGCCGAGGAGCTGGCGGCGGGCGCCGAGGCCGTCGGCTATCCCAACTTCGTCAAGCCGGTCATGTCGTCGTCGGGCAAGGGGCAATCCTTCGTCGAAAGCCCCGATCAGATCGCCGACGCCTGGACCTATGCCCAGGAAAGCGGCCGGGTCGCGGGCGCCCGCGTCATCGTCGAGGGCCGGATCGACTTCGATTTCGAGATCACCCTGCTGACCGTCCGCTCGCGCGGGGCCGACGGCGAGACGGGCACGGATTTCTGCGCCCCCATCGGCCACCGTCAGGTCAAGGGCGACTATGTCGAGAGCTGGCAGCCCCAAGCCATGAGCGCGGCCGCCCTCGCCTCGGCCCAGGACATCGCCGCCAAGGTCACGGACGCTCTTGGCGGTTACGGCGTGTTCGGCGTGGAGTTGTTCGTCAAGGGCGATCAGGTCTGGTTCTCCGAAGTCTCGCCCCGTCCGCACGACACCGGCCTGGTCACCCTGGCCAGCCAGATCATGAGCGAGTTCGCCCTGCACGCCCGCGCCATACTGGGCCTGCCGGTCGATGTGACCCAGCGCGAACCCGCCGCCAGCGCCGTCATCTATGGCGGCATGGAGGCGCAGGGCGTGGCCTTCGAAGGCGTCGCCGAGGCCCTGTCGGTCCCCACCGCCGACCTGCGCCTGTTCGGCAAACCTGAAGCCTATGAGCGCCGCCGTATGGGCGTCGCCACCGCGCGCGGCGCCGACGTGGACCAGGCCCGCGAGCGCGCGCGGGAAGCCGCCGGGCGGGTGAAGGTGGTTCGGGCGTAG
- a CDS encoding glycosyltransferase family 4 protein, translated as MKIAIVLAPGSRFSQSRPNSMETVVRTLAEVSRYRSSIRIFCPEGADDHGDFDVQTVTEGRNVRIEALTRCISDYAPDLIEVHQKVVDATRLARRFPHATHLLYRHHALKSPKTLLDRWRYQVRYGIQDGLVFVSQSERDRFVAQHPRLADKSFGIPNPIQAGPWLASPLDREQVIAFAGRAMPEKGLDILCAALPAVLDRHPHWRAVLMLNDWDDHCEWAAPHVAPLLRYGDRVTILHSAPLGQVREIMKTVAIAVTPSVWAEPLGLTALEAHAAGAALISSGRGGLREASGPHALYVDEVTPASLIDAMETLIADPVRRTTMAVDAQRHVLSTHAPDRRSRELDALRLKLLSKRTTARVPA; from the coding sequence GTGAAGATCGCGATCGTTCTCGCACCCGGTAGCCGCTTTTCGCAGTCGCGCCCGAACTCGATGGAGACAGTGGTGCGGACCCTGGCGGAGGTCAGCCGTTATCGGTCGTCGATCCGCATATTCTGCCCCGAGGGCGCCGACGACCATGGCGACTTCGATGTCCAGACCGTGACGGAAGGCCGGAACGTCCGTATCGAGGCCCTGACCCGTTGCATCAGCGACTATGCCCCTGACCTGATAGAAGTGCACCAGAAGGTCGTGGATGCCACCCGTCTGGCCCGCCGTTTTCCGCACGCGACCCATCTGCTGTACCGCCATCACGCGCTCAAGTCCCCCAAGACCCTGCTGGATCGCTGGCGATACCAGGTGCGTTACGGGATACAGGATGGGCTGGTGTTCGTCAGCCAATCAGAACGCGACCGTTTCGTCGCCCAGCATCCCCGACTGGCGGACAAGAGTTTCGGCATTCCCAATCCTATTCAGGCAGGGCCGTGGCTGGCGTCGCCCCTTGATCGCGAACAGGTCATCGCCTTCGCTGGCCGCGCCATGCCGGAAAAGGGGTTGGACATCCTGTGCGCCGCCCTGCCCGCCGTGCTGGACAGGCATCCGCACTGGCGCGCAGTTCTGATGCTGAACGACTGGGACGACCATTGCGAATGGGCAGCCCCCCATGTCGCGCCGCTTCTGCGATACGGGGATAGGGTGACCATCCTGCACTCGGCCCCTCTGGGCCAGGTGCGCGAGATCATGAAGACGGTCGCCATTGCTGTGACCCCGTCCGTCTGGGCCGAACCTCTGGGCCTGACAGCGTTGGAAGCCCATGCGGCGGGCGCCGCCCTGATCTCTTCCGGACGCGGCGGCCTGCGCGAGGCCAGCGGTCCCCACGCGCTGTATGTTGATGAGGTGACGCCCGCCAGCCTGATCGACGCGATGGAGACCCTGATTGCGGACCCGGTCCGCCGCACCACGATGGCCGTCGACGCCCAACGCCATGTGCTCAGCACCCATGCCCCCGACCGACGTTCGCGCGAGTTGGACGCCCTTCGGCTGAAACTGCTGTCGAAGCGGACGACCGCGCGGGTTCCGGCCTGA
- a CDS encoding TIGR00282 family metallophosphoesterase — protein sequence MRLAFFGDVIGKSGRDGISDYLPGLKRDLKLDFVVVNAENAAGGFGITENTARELFMAGADCLTLGNHSWDQREALTYIVREPRLIRPANYPRLMDAPGAGANLFETHSGRTVLVMNVLGRVHMDPMDDPFGAVERELAAAPLGAVADAVIVDMHCEATSEKMAMGHFCDGRASLVVGTHTHVPTADCQILPGGTAYQTDAGGCCDYDSVIGNEKEEPLRRFTTRISGGRYTPASGPATICGVFVETDDRTGLATRVEPIRVGGRLSQAIPVV from the coding sequence ATGAGACTGGCATTTTTCGGCGACGTCATCGGCAAGTCCGGCCGTGACGGCATCAGCGACTATCTTCCGGGCCTGAAGCGCGACCTGAAGCTCGACTTCGTGGTGGTGAACGCCGAGAACGCGGCGGGCGGGTTCGGCATCACCGAGAACACGGCGCGCGAGCTGTTCATGGCGGGCGCCGACTGTCTGACGCTGGGCAACCACAGCTGGGACCAGCGCGAGGCCCTGACCTATATCGTGCGCGAGCCGCGCCTGATCCGTCCGGCCAACTATCCGCGTCTGATGGATGCGCCGGGCGCGGGCGCCAACCTGTTCGAGACCCATTCGGGCCGCACCGTCCTGGTCATGAACGTGCTGGGCCGGGTGCATATGGACCCGATGGACGATCCATTCGGCGCGGTGGAGCGTGAACTGGCCGCCGCCCCCCTGGGCGCCGTCGCCGATGCGGTGATCGTGGACATGCACTGCGAGGCCACGTCCGAGAAGATGGCCATGGGCCATTTCTGCGATGGGCGCGCGTCGCTGGTCGTGGGCACCCACACCCACGTCCCGACCGCCGACTGCCAGATCCTGCCCGGCGGCACGGCCTATCAGACCGACGCGGGCGGCTGCTGCGACTATGACAGCGTCATCGGCAACGAGAAGGAAGAGCCGCTGCGCCGCTTCACCACCCGCATCTCGGGCGGCCGCTACACGCCCGCCTCCGGCCCCGCCACCATCTGCGGCGTCTTCGTCGAGACCGACGACCGCACCGGCCTGGCCACGCGCGTCGAGCCGATCCGCGTCGGCGGGCGACTGTCTCAGGCGATCCCGGTCGTCTGA
- a CDS encoding DUF2384 domain-containing protein translates to MSDYSAVAYALGVEDAASISPMDLARSVSAGLPTRALTLVADAVSPDDNGFRHRVVPRATAARNKSGLLSPAASERVARVARVWAEAVSVWGGDVAARGFLFRPHAMLENQAPMTVAIGSELGAELVCDILGRLRYGSAA, encoded by the coding sequence ATGTCTGACTATTCCGCCGTCGCCTATGCGCTGGGGGTCGAGGACGCCGCCAGCATTTCGCCGATGGATCTAGCGCGTTCGGTCAGCGCGGGCCTGCCGACGCGGGCCCTGACCCTGGTCGCCGACGCCGTCAGCCCTGACGACAACGGTTTCCGTCACCGGGTCGTGCCGCGTGCGACGGCGGCGCGCAACAAGTCGGGCCTGCTGTCGCCCGCCGCCAGCGAGCGGGTCGCCCGCGTGGCCCGGGTCTGGGCCGAGGCTGTGTCGGTCTGGGGCGGCGACGTCGCGGCGCGCGGCTTCCTGTTCCGGCCCCACGCCATGCTGGAGAACCAGGCGCCGATGACGGTGGCGATCGGCAGTGAACTGGGCGCCGAACTGGTCTGCGACATCCTGGGCCGACTGCGCTACGGCTCGGCGGCTTGA
- a CDS encoding RES domain-containing protein has product MKPQRLDQGLTAYRIGDPAGAYPIFDATGSTINPGRWNDPVHPLIYAAQHYSTTLLEKLVHGSGALPPNQHYVEITIPAGASYEVFQPAAHSGWDLANGAVSRAFGCQWQRAGRSLILIVPSVVARLDSNILINPSHAEFGRVTTGLNTPVYWDARLFP; this is encoded by the coding sequence TTGAAGCCCCAGCGGCTGGACCAGGGGCTGACCGCCTATCGGATCGGCGATCCCGCGGGGGCCTATCCGATTTTCGACGCCACCGGCTCGACCATCAATCCGGGGCGCTGGAACGACCCGGTCCATCCGCTGATCTATGCAGCGCAGCACTATTCCACCACCCTGCTGGAGAAGCTGGTGCATGGCTCGGGCGCCCTGCCGCCGAACCAGCACTATGTCGAGATCACCATACCGGCGGGCGCCAGCTATGAGGTGTTCCAGCCCGCCGCCCATTCGGGCTGGGACCTGGCCAATGGCGCCGTCAGCCGGGCGTTCGGCTGTCAGTGGCAGAGGGCGGGACGGTCGCTGATCCTGATCGTGCCGTCGGTGGTGGCGCGGCTGGACAGCAACATCCTGATCAATCCGTCCCATGCCGAGTTTGGTCGGGTCACGACCGGTCTGAACACCCCCGTCTATTGGGATGCGAGACTGTTCCCATGA
- a CDS encoding 5-formyltetrahydrofolate cyclo-ligase: MIQKSEQRAAMRAIRKHLAGLEPEAAGRAAGHVDQLPAGETVALYRAMGSELDTDALAVALQAAGRRLCLPVVLHRDAPMIFRAWSPGEPLEMDVAGCPAPLPLAEGVDPDLILTPLLAFDRFGGRLGQGGGYYDRTFAQRPQTVRVGFAYAGQAVERLALEQHDIRLHGVLTQNGYTAFE, from the coding sequence ATGATCCAGAAATCAGAACAGCGCGCCGCCATGCGGGCGATCCGCAAACATCTGGCGGGACTGGAACCTGAGGCTGCGGGGCGGGCGGCTGGCCATGTCGATCAACTGCCCGCCGGTGAAACCGTGGCCCTGTACCGGGCCATGGGGTCGGAACTGGACACCGACGCACTGGCCGTGGCGCTGCAGGCGGCGGGGCGGCGGCTGTGCCTGCCGGTGGTGTTGCACCGGGACGCGCCCATGATCTTTCGCGCCTGGTCGCCCGGCGAACCACTGGAGATGGACGTCGCCGGATGCCCCGCGCCCCTACCCCTTGCGGAGGGGGTCGATCCCGATCTGATCCTGACGCCGCTGTTGGCCTTCGATCGATTCGGCGGGCGGCTGGGGCAGGGCGGGGGCTATTACGACCGCACCTTCGCCCAGCGTCCGCAGACGGTCCGCGTCGGTTTCGCCTATGCCGGACAGGCGGTGGAACGGCTGGCGCTGGAGCAACACGACATCCGCCTGCATGGCGTTCTGACCCAGAACGGCTATACGGCTTTCGAATGA
- the zapA gene encoding cell division protein ZapA has product MATVTVDVNGRPYAVGCADGQEERVRILAKQFDNQVRAVAQDVGQVGDLRLFLMSALILADELHEARLSSGKPGHAPPAQPAPSPDGVAEALNAVAARIEKIAQNI; this is encoded by the coding sequence ATGGCCACGGTGACGGTGGATGTGAACGGCCGCCCCTATGCGGTCGGCTGCGCCGACGGTCAGGAGGAGCGGGTCCGCATCCTGGCCAAACAGTTCGACAACCAGGTCCGGGCCGTGGCCCAGGACGTGGGCCAGGTCGGCGACCTGCGCCTGTTCCTGATGTCGGCCTTGATCCTGGCCGACGAACTGCATGAGGCGCGGCTGAGCAGCGGCAAGCCGGGTCACGCGCCGCCCGCCCAGCCCGCGCCGTCGCCCGATGGCGTGGCCGAAGCCCTGAACGCCGTCGCGGCGCGGATCGAGAAGATCGCGCAAAATATCTGA
- a CDS encoding carbon starvation CstA family protein, whose protein sequence is MGKLSTPIIFGAIAILGAVSLGVIALHQGESISAVWMVVAAVCTYAIAYRFYARYLANKVMGLNAARPTPAMRRNDGLDYVPTPKNVLFGHHFAAIAGAGPLVGPVLAAQMGYLPGVLWILVGAVLAGAVQDMMVLFMSTRRDGKSLGDMIRTEMGNIPGIIAQVGVLMIMVIILAVLALVVVKALAESPWGTFTVAATIPIAIFMGLYTRFLRPGRVGEVSVIGVVLLILAIIGGGHVAADPYWGPAFTLTGPTLAVLMMVYGFIASVIPVWLLLAPRDYLSTFLKIGAILALAIGILIVRPHLQMPAITPFIDGTGPVFAGALFPFLFITIACGAVSGFHALISSGTTPKLLENEAQIPMIGYGAMLCESFVAVMALIAATVLDPAVYFAMNSPVAVIGKDAASAAAAVAQWGFHITPGELEQLARDVGEHSILSRAGGAPTLAVGMAHILSNVIGGKAMMAFWYHFAILFEALFILTTVDAGTRVCRFMIQDLLGVAVPKMRETKSWGANVVATALTVSLWGYFLYTGVVDPLGGINSLWPLFGIANQMLAAVALILGTVVLFKMKREKFAWVMVVPATWLLICTLTAGFQKLFHPDVRIGFLAHARKYQEALGAGDLIAPAKSAADMHRIVVNDYVNSALTAGFLFVVITMVVYGVLACLKAYRNNRPTVREYPESHALTAADDAADVARA, encoded by the coding sequence GTGGGCAAGCTGAGCACACCCATAATCTTCGGCGCTATCGCCATTCTGGGGGCCGTGTCCCTGGGCGTCATCGCCCTGCATCAGGGCGAGAGCATCAGCGCGGTCTGGATGGTGGTCGCCGCCGTCTGCACCTACGCCATCGCCTATCGGTTCTACGCCCGGTATCTGGCCAACAAGGTCATGGGGCTGAACGCCGCGCGCCCGACGCCGGCCATGCGCCGCAACGACGGGCTGGACTATGTGCCGACGCCCAAAAACGTCCTTTTCGGCCACCACTTCGCCGCCATCGCGGGGGCCGGGCCGCTGGTCGGGCCGGTGCTGGCCGCCCAGATGGGCTATCTGCCCGGCGTATTGTGGATCCTGGTCGGCGCCGTTCTGGCGGGGGCGGTGCAGGACATGATGGTCCTGTTCATGTCCACGCGCCGCGACGGCAAGTCGCTCGGAGATATGATCCGCACCGAAATGGGCAATATCCCCGGCATCATCGCCCAGGTCGGCGTCCTGATGATCATGGTCATCATCCTGGCCGTCCTGGCCCTAGTGGTGGTCAAGGCCCTGGCCGAAAGCCCGTGGGGAACCTTCACCGTCGCCGCCACCATCCCCATCGCCATTTTCATGGGTCTTTACACTCGCTTCCTGCGGCCCGGCCGTGTGGGCGAGGTGTCGGTGATCGGCGTGGTCCTGCTGATCCTGGCCATCATCGGCGGCGGCCATGTCGCGGCCGATCCCTACTGGGGCCCGGCCTTCACCCTGACCGGCCCGACGCTGGCCGTGCTGATGATGGTCTATGGTTTCATCGCCTCGGTCATTCCGGTCTGGCTGCTGCTGGCGCCGCGCGACTATCTGTCGACCTTCCTGAAGATCGGCGCCATCCTGGCCCTGGCCATCGGCATACTGATCGTGCGTCCGCATCTGCAGATGCCCGCCATCACCCCCTTCATCGACGGCACGGGCCCGGTGTTCGCCGGCGCCCTGTTCCCCTTCCTGTTCATCACCATCGCCTGTGGCGCCGTGTCCGGCTTCCACGCCCTGATCTCGTCAGGCACCACGCCCAAGCTGCTGGAGAACGAAGCCCAGATTCCGATGATCGGCTATGGCGCCATGCTGTGCGAAAGCTTCGTCGCGGTCATGGCCCTGATCGCCGCCACGGTTCTGGACCCGGCGGTCTATTTCGCCATGAACAGCCCGGTCGCCGTGATCGGCAAGGACGCCGCCTCGGCCGCCGCCGCCGTGGCCCAGTGGGGCTTCCACATCACGCCCGGAGAGCTTGAGCAGTTGGCCCGCGACGTGGGCGAACACTCGATCCTGTCGCGCGCGGGCGGCGCCCCGACGCTGGCGGTCGGCATGGCCCACATCCTGTCCAACGTCATCGGCGGCAAGGCCATGATGGCCTTCTGGTATCACTTCGCCATCCTGTTCGAGGCCCTGTTCATCCTGACCACCGTCGATGCCGGCACCCGCGTCTGCCGCTTCATGATCCAGGACCTGCTGGGCGTCGCGGTTCCCAAGATGCGCGAAACCAAGTCCTGGGGCGCCAATGTCGTGGCCACCGCCCTGACGGTCAGCCTGTGGGGCTATTTCCTCTATACGGGCGTGGTCGACCCGCTGGGCGGCATCAACAGCCTGTGGCCCCTGTTCGGCATCGCCAACCAGATGCTGGCGGCGGTCGCCCTGATCCTGGGCACGGTCGTCCTGTTCAAGATGAAGCGCGAAAAGTTCGCCTGGGTCATGGTCGTCCCGGCGACCTGGCTTCTGATCTGCACCCTGACGGCCGGTTTCCAGAAGCTGTTCCACCCGGACGTCCGCATCGGTTTCCTGGCCCACGCCAGAAAGTATCAGGAGGCCCTGGGCGCCGGCGACTTGATCGCCCCGGCCAAGTCGGCGGCGGACATGCACCGGATCGTGGTCAACGACTACGTCAACTCGGCCCTGACGGCGGGCTTCCTGTTCGTGGTCATCACCATGGTCGTCTATGGCGTCCTGGCCTGCCTGAAGGCCTATCGGAACAACCGCCCGACCGTGCGCGAATATCCCGAGAGCCACGCGCTGACG
- the tkt gene encoding transketolase, protein MTDAKSAPKATPEQMANAIRVLAMDGVEKAKSGHPGMPMGMADVATVLFSKFLKFDASRPDWADRDRFILSAGHGSMLIYALLHLTGYKAATKQELSNFRQWGSKTAGHPEYGHMPGVEVTTGPLGQGLATSVGFALAERHLAAKYGDDLVDHRTWVIAGDGCLMEGVSQEAIALAGRYKLNKLTVLWDDNEITIDGKVSLSDAVDQKARFKAAGWAVKAVDGHDMKAIKSAMQWAIRQDKPVLLACKTKIGKGAATMEGSHKTHGAALGAAEIAATRLGLAWDHAPFEMPETILSAWHKVGRRGSKDRKKWEARLAASAQAADFTRAMKGDLPEAAFDALNAKIAELIETQPAQATRQSSGAALDELFAAIPELVGGSADLTGSNNTFVKGTPILDAPTYEGRYVNWGIREFGMAAAMNGLALHGGVIPYGGTFMVFSDYSRPAIRLGALMGVRAIHVLTHDSIGLGEDGPTHQPVEHLAALRAIPNLLVFRPADTVEAMECWQVALQTRTAPSALALSRQKTPAVRTVPSGENLSAKGAYEIKAADGEAKVTLFGTGTELALALDAAKVLEAEGTPTRVVSVPSFELFEQQDAAYQAAVIGRGTVRVAVEAAIKQGWERFIGEDGAFIGMSSFGASAPAEILYEKFGITAEAVVAAVKARL, encoded by the coding sequence ATGACCGACGCCAAATCCGCACCGAAGGCCACCCCCGAGCAGATGGCCAACGCCATTCGCGTCCTCGCCATGGACGGCGTGGAGAAGGCCAAGTCGGGCCACCCCGGCATGCCGATGGGCATGGCCGACGTCGCCACGGTGCTGTTTTCGAAGTTCCTGAAGTTCGATGCGTCGCGCCCCGACTGGGCAGACCGCGACCGCTTCATCCTGTCGGCCGGTCACGGCTCGATGCTGATCTACGCCCTGCTGCACCTGACGGGCTACAAGGCCGCGACCAAGCAGGAACTGTCCAACTTCCGCCAGTGGGGTTCGAAAACCGCAGGCCACCCGGAATACGGCCATATGCCGGGCGTCGAGGTCACGACCGGCCCGCTGGGTCAGGGTCTGGCGACCTCGGTCGGTTTCGCGCTGGCCGAGCGGCATCTGGCCGCCAAATACGGCGACGACTTGGTCGATCACCGCACCTGGGTCATCGCCGGCGACGGCTGCCTAATGGAGGGCGTGTCGCAGGAAGCCATCGCGCTCGCCGGCCGCTATAAGCTGAACAAGCTGACCGTGCTGTGGGACGACAACGAAATCACCATCGACGGCAAGGTGTCGCTGTCGGACGCCGTGGACCAGAAGGCCCGCTTCAAGGCCGCCGGTTGGGCGGTCAAGGCCGTCGACGGCCACGACATGAAGGCGATCAAGTCGGCGATGCAGTGGGCGATCCGTCAGGACAAGCCCGTCCTGCTGGCCTGCAAGACCAAGATCGGCAAGGGCGCCGCCACCATGGAAGGCAGCCACAAGACCCACGGCGCGGCCCTGGGCGCCGCCGAGATCGCCGCCACCCGCCTGGGTCTGGCCTGGGATCACGCCCCGTTTGAAATGCCCGAGACCATCCTGTCGGCCTGGCACAAGGTCGGCCGTCGGGGTTCCAAGGACCGCAAGAAGTGGGAGGCCCGCCTGGCCGCCTCGGCCCAGGCCGCCGACTTCACCCGCGCCATGAAGGGCGACCTGCCCGAGGCCGCCTTCGACGCCCTGAACGCCAAGATCGCCGAACTGATCGAGACCCAGCCCGCACAGGCCACGCGCCAGTCGTCGGGCGCCGCGCTGGATGAACTGTTCGCCGCCATCCCCGAACTGGTCGGCGGCTCGGCCGACCTGACCGGATCGAACAACACCTTCGTCAAGGGCACGCCGATCCTGGACGCCCCGACCTATGAGGGCCGCTACGTCAACTGGGGCATTCGCGAGTTCGGCATGGCCGCCGCCATGAACGGCCTGGCTTTGCACGGCGGCGTCATCCCCTATGGCGGCACCTTCATGGTGTTTTCGGACTACAGCCGCCCGGCCATCCGTCTGGGCGCCCTGATGGGGGTGCGCGCCATTCACGTCCTGACCCACGACTCCATCGGTCTGGGCGAAGACGGCCCGACGCACCAGCCGGTCGAGCATCTGGCGGCGCTTCGCGCCATTCCGAACCTGTTGGTCTTCCGCCCCGCCGACACGGTCGAGGCGATGGAGTGCTGGCAGGTCGCGCTTCAGACCAGGACCGCCCCCTCGGCCCTGGCCCTGTCGCGCCAGAAGACCCCGGCTGTCCGCACCGTCCCCTCGGGCGAGAACCTGTCGGCCAAGGGGGCCTATGAGATCAAGGCCGCCGATGGCGAGGCCAAGGTCACCCTGTTCGGCACCGGCACGGAACTGGCCCTGGCGCTGGACGCCGCCAAGGTTCTGGAGGCCGAAGGCACGCCCACTCGCGTCGTCTCCGTCCCCAGCTTCGAATTGTTCGAACAGCAGGACGCCGCCTATCAGGCCGCCGTCATCGGTCGCGGCACGGTGCGCGTCGCCGTCGAGGCCGCCATCAAACAGGGTTGGGAACGCTTCATCGGCGAGGACGGCGCCTTCATCGGCATGTCCAGCTTCGGCGCCTCGGCCCCGGCCGAAATCCTCTACGAAAAATTCGGCATCACCGCCGAAGCCGTCGTCGCGGCGGTCAAGGCCCGGCTGTAA
- a CDS encoding cytochrome P450, whose protein sequence is MDAITADVFRPAIPPRRTGKPLSLLPFLWVSWRDPIRMWSERHFTEPQIYGRSAFGEVLVVSHPQGVRHVLTENAANYEKGELQRRVLGPMLADGLLLTEGDTWRRARRILAPLFTPAKMATLNARMAEVCHARVAAWALSARGRVLDVDSEMSGLTFDILSATMFSDELGGEARGFERALNQFLANGARIDPLDVLGAPDWAPRLGRLASFRSARFFEQRVTRLVEARRAHIQAGDAPPADLLSALLLARDETGGPGLSDEEVAANILTFILAGHETTARALGWTLHLLSRQPEYLARLQAEAEGFDVGDPKWAEALPWTRAVLEETMRLFPPAPTMARTALADDEIGGQAIRAGATVIISPWILQRHRLLWDDPDAFRPERFLPETRKAVDRYAYIPFSAGPRVCIGAAFAIQEAMIALAAILRVAEVEPLTMAEPRPVHQITLRSREPMRLRLRARRKAA, encoded by the coding sequence ATGGACGCCATAACCGCCGATGTTTTTCGTCCCGCGATCCCGCCGCGACGCACGGGCAAGCCGTTGTCGCTGCTGCCCTTCCTGTGGGTCAGCTGGCGCGATCCCATCCGCATGTGGTCGGAGCGGCATTTCACCGAGCCGCAGATTTACGGCCGGTCGGCCTTTGGCGAGGTCCTGGTGGTCAGCCACCCGCAGGGCGTGCGTCACGTCCTGACCGAGAACGCCGCCAACTATGAGAAGGGCGAGTTGCAGCGTCGAGTGTTGGGGCCGATGCTGGCTGACGGCCTGTTGCTGACCGAGGGCGACACATGGCGCCGCGCCCGGCGCATCCTGGCGCCGCTGTTCACCCCGGCGAAGATGGCCACCCTGAACGCCCGCATGGCCGAGGTCTGTCACGCCCGCGTCGCCGCCTGGGCGCTTTCGGCGCGCGGGCGGGTGCTGGATGTGGATTCCGAGATGTCGGGCCTGACCTTCGACATCCTGTCGGCGACCATGTTCTCGGACGAGCTGGGCGGCGAGGCGCGCGGCTTCGAGCGGGCCCTGAACCAGTTTCTGGCCAATGGCGCCCGCATCGATCCGCTGGACGTGCTGGGCGCGCCGGACTGGGCGCCGCGTCTGGGCCGGCTGGCCAGCTTCCGCTCGGCCCGCTTCTTCGAACAGCGCGTGACGCGACTGGTCGAGGCGCGACGCGCCCATATCCAGGCCGGCGACGCCCCGCCCGCCGATCTGCTCAGCGCCCTGCTGCTGGCCAGGGACGAGACCGGCGGCCCCGGCCTGTCGGACGAAGAGGTCGCCGCCAACATCCTGACCTTCATCCTGGCGGGCCACGAGACCACGGCCCGCGCCCTGGGCTGGACCCTGCACCTGCTGTCGCGCCAGCCTGAGTATCTGGCCCGGTTGCAGGCGGAGGCGGAGGGTTTCGACGTCGGCGATCCCAAATGGGCCGAGGCCCTGCCCTGGACCCGCGCCGTGCTGGAGGAGACCATGCGCCTGTTTCCGCCCGCCCCCACCATGGCCCGCACGGCCCTGGCCGATGACGAGATCGGCGGGCAGGCGATCAGGGCGGGCGCCACGGTCATCATCTCGCCGTGGATTCTGCAACGCCACCGGCTGCTGTGGGACGATCCCGACGCCTTCCGGCCCGAACGCTTCCTGCCCGAGACCCGCAAGGCCGTGGACCGATACGCCTACATCCCCTTCAGCGCCGGTCCCCGGGTCTGCATCGGCGCGGCCTTCGCCATTCAGGAGGCCATGATCGCCCTGGCCGCCATCCTGCGCGTGGCCGAGGTGGAGCCCCTGACCATGGCGGAGCCTCGTCCGGTCCACCAGATCACCCTTCGCAGCCGCGAGCCGATGCGGTTGCGCCTGCGGGCGCGCCGCAAGGCCGCCTAA